Below is a genomic region from Lemur catta isolate mLemCat1 chromosome 15, mLemCat1.pri, whole genome shotgun sequence.
CCCTTCCAGGGAGCTTTGCTACACATGCAGATGCAAATTGACACATACACACTGTCAGAATAAAACTGCTCCGTATTCAGCATGTGAATACCAGTATACATTTCTTTGAAGAGGGTGTCTTCAAATGAACCACTGGATTTGCCTTTGATAAGCAATAAGcaataacaataatgatgacCAATATTAATCAAAGTGTGCTACTGTAACTAATATAGCACTCCCTATGTGCCACTAGGCACTGTTCAAAGTGTTTTATAcagcccatcaatttatgagtggattgacaaaatgtggtatatgtataccatcgagtactactgagccacaaaaatggatgaattatgccttttgcagcaatttggaaggaattggagacTATTACTCTAAGGGAATTAtctcaagagtggaaaaacaaacaccacatgtactttctaataaattggaactaactgatgggcacacaattgcatagaggaaagtaaaagtcattggaaatcaagcaggggggaggagggagaaggggaggggaaaaacctacctaacaggtacaatgaacactgccTGGGTCCTgagcacatttatagccctgattCAAGCCATGTAATAAAAAAACCTTTGTacctctttaatattttgaaataaaagcaacaacaaaaagaaatcagataaTGATCcaccttttgggaaaaaaaagcccaaagtgttttatacatattgactcatttaatttccataatgaccttatgagataggtactattattcccattttacagatgccaACATTTTGCCAACATGCTTCAAAACAGTGTCtgcaaacaattttttaaagctttagaaGTAAATCGAGTGTGCCCCTTTCCCACCTACCATGGCCAGGGCAGACTGTAGTTCAACCTGGAGGGACTGGAGGACTCGTTTCAGTTCCATGATCTCGCTCTTGGCTGAGCTAGCCGCCCCAGCGTCCGTGGAGATCTGCGTCTGCAGGGATGCACTCTGCAAGAACAAAATCAACAGAGTGCAGTGAAATCAAACAAGCTCCAATCCCGGGGCCTGGCTGTTTGGGTTCTCTCGCTTTGCCCGCTGTGAGCCACCTGCTTTTTGAACTGCTCCTCGGCCTCCCTGCGGTTTTGCTCGGCCAGCTCCTCGTACTGCTCCCGCATGCTGTTCAGCAGCTTGGTCAGATCTGCCCCTGGGGCCGCGTTCATTTCCACGGTCACGTCCCCACTGGACTGTGTCTGCAAAGTGCTCATTTCCTGGCAGAGAGGAAACACAGAAGTCACTGCAGCAAAAATCCCTTGAGGTTGGGGACCTTTGTAGTGAATGATGAACCTTGTTGAACAACCTCCGTTGGTGGATTTATTGTCCCTACCTCCTCATGGTTCTTCTTGAGATAAGCCAGCTCTTCAGTTAGGCTTTCTGACTGTATTTTAAGGTCCGATATGGTCACATTCAGCTCATCGTGCACTTTTTGCAGGCCATTTATATCAGCTTCAACTGACTGGCGAAGATAGAGCTCGTTTTCGTACCTTAAGAGGTGTTTGGAATATGATGTATGAATTAGATTAATTACTGTGaagaagctttattttaaaaaggatttgcCCACTGCCATCCAGCACATGTTGAAATCCTTCTTTTGAAATACTTAAATAAAGACTATCAACTCATTAAAAAGAACTATGATTTTGGAATCTCTTATaagaaaacatacattaaaaCTGGCCTTTTTTCCTGGTgtagacattttatattaaaatattacatttgtcTGAGACTGGATCTAATTGACTGGATTAATtcctttatatacattttatgtaaaaaaaaaaaagtcttgttttATGCCATGGTAGTGAatgatattttaaagcaaactcaCTTCATTTTGAAGTCATCTGCTGCAAGTCTAGCATTGTCAATCGGGGAAGTCATGCTGGCATTATTAATAGTGGCAGCAATGATCTAGGAGACATAAAGatgcaaaaaaatgaattaacatgtTAGTCAACAAGATATAATTACTCTCATTTACACTTGTCAAGATATAGTTgcataaaattttttagaaacaaatgTCTAGTGGGAATTATATTCTAAATACATCTAGTGACATcatggaaattaatatttttttttttttttaccaaaaatgtATCCAAAAAATTTTGCATGGAACAActgaacaaataataataaaataatttcctattgTCCTACAATTTAATAAAGAGATGCAAAAGAGGTATCATCACTGAGTTTCTCACCTGGTTCCTGAGATCTTCAATTATTTCATAGTATTTGCTGTAATCTCTTCCAGATTCATACGCTCTCGACCCAGGCCCAAATTTGTCATACCACTCCTTGATTTTGTTTTCCAGGTCAGCGTTGGCCTCCTCCAGGGCTCTGACCTTGTTCAGGTAATTGGCCAGGCGGTCGTTGAGGTTCTGCATGGTTTGCTTTTCACCTCCAGAGAAAAGCCCCCCATCGCCAACACCACCTCCAATACCACCACCGTAGCTGCAGAAGCCTCCACTAGAACTACTGCCAAATCCAGAGCCCCCGCCAAAGCTAGAACTGCCCCCTACTGAGCAGCTACCAAAGCCTCCTCCAAAGCTGCCTCCAAAGCCACCGCTAGATCCCCCACTCAGACCACAGCTGCTGTTTCCTCCTCGGAAACCCCAGGTAGAACAGTCCCCCAGCCCACATTTGCTTCCGCTGCTGAAGCTGCTTCCACAAGCAGACACCTTGACCGAGCTGCTGCCTCcagccctggaggaggagacGCGAGATGAGCAAGACATGGTGCCCCTGCACACGTTGAGCTTGTCCAAGTGTGGGAGATGGAAGTGAGAAGTGCACCAATGTGGACGTCCTTTGGTCtttatatatacagtttttagGGAGTTCCCCTCATCTGGCTTTGTTATGGTTTCACATTTCTAATCCATGTTGGGTCGATTTATTTTGAATTAACCTCACCCCATTGGGCCATTTAATATTGGAAAAATTGGATAAGGGTGGAGTAAAATTAAAGTTGTTATTACTTCATTAGAATTCATTAGTGCTCCACAATCTATTATTTCCTGCCAATCATTTTTTCACCTTCAAAGAAATCTGTCGTTGGCAAATCATACATTTCTCTAGCTTCATTAAACTCATATATTTTTCGTATGTCATTTTGGAAGGATTATTAATCCAAATTTCAGTGTTAGTCACAATACAAATGTGAGTTTTACTCGGGAGTGATATGTCAGgaaacatttctttctccttttaatcCAGTAATAATGATGAGTAGCTTCATATTCCCTTAAAATTTTTGGGAACAAATTGAGCATTGCAACTATTCTTGCAGAGAGAAAGCCTTACTTTGCTGATTTATGTGGAATAGCTTTGGAAGCAAGGATCATTGATAATGGTGGAGTTGTTAGGAAAGTGACCTTGAATTAGCCTATGTAAGGTTTTTGAgcaataataatatttcttttcagcCTCTTGATTCAACAGCCAAAGgaatttttcctcttccttaaaTCCATTAGTTTTGGCCTATccctaagtattttaaaaagttatccaGATCTTCTTGTAACCATAGCTTCCATTAAAACCAATTCAAAGATAATAGCTCATTTTTCTCAATAATTATCTAACATGCCacctgtttcatttatttatcttgccCATTgtctgcccccacctcctctagaatgtaagctcgaagggattttttgtttttgttttgttttatttattgctgaGTTTACAGTACCAAGAAAAGTaacttgcacatagtaggtactcaatgtatattttttcagttaataaatgaatgaataattaagtGGCAGCTGTGACAGACACAGAGATGTTCTCAGATTTCCTTTCAAGAAAGGACTCACTGCTGACTTGCAAGGATTGTCAATTACTGCAGGGTTCCCCTTGCCCTGTTCCTGGAACCGGCCCTGGCCAATGGCTGAACAAGACAGTGGTAGCCAAGCGCACACAGTTCTTGGGGTGGCCACTAGCCAATGACTGACCAAGGAAGTGGACAAGGGCTTAGTTATTTTTCCCAGTACAGGGCTTCGCTAACTCCTGATACATCATCAGGGTCCATCAGACCCAATTTAATTTTTGAGTGTCTTTTTAAAGCAGTTCTAACCATTTGTAAGGATTGAAATTTTATGACTTATATTCTTTCTTAGAAGTCTtccaaaaaacaaagagaaaacttatttatttttttaaaagatgggatAAAGTTTATTCTATCTTATAATTACCATATAGATTTGCTGGatccttttataaatttaagaCACATTATGAGAtcttaatggttttatttttttactatatctttaaatattcacCATTCCAATATCCTAGgaattatttcatctttatttatcaataaaaaagactaaaataataagaaagtgaaagaatgacAGAATTGCCTAGAAGGATGATGCACAGTGAAATGAGCATCACTATTGCATCATCAGTCTTTTTAATGTCCAAAGTATTACTTCATTTTTCAAGACTGTATAAAGGAAGTATGGAGACACCatctatggctttttttttttttaaattttaatcgaACAATATTGAGAATTTAGAGTTTTAAATTATCTTCCCATGataacaaagagaagaaaattgacaGAGGaagatatttcataattattagaaaaatcagaaaatgatgCAAAGGACAGATAGCAGCACTCTAGACTGTAATTAGAATGGTAAAGTTGATAGTGTAAGTGAGATCTGAGACTATGAATCTCTAGATGATGATATTCTagaaaaactttccaaaatccAGCTTTAAAGAGTGAGTGATTTATTTCTaaggacaaaaataatatatggtGTTCATATACATACTTATTCAACAGCAAGGACTTCATGACAAAATATTTTGCCACACACAAGTATCTGGGGGCCATCCCATTTTGCTGAAAGGATGTGGGACaccattcttttatcttttatgttgtTTGTGACCTAAATTTCCTTGGTGTGGTTTGCAAGTGCACAGGTGCTAAAAGCAGGTATGTATACAAAGCTTATTGgaaggaatagaaataaaataaaatagaaataaaaattatttgattattcaattaaatataaatataaaaatgacaatgtTTTGCAATTATGGAGCAAAGAAGGTGGTTCCTCTCTTACAAAAACTTGtggggcaatatagtgagacctgtttccacaaaaaattaaaaaaatagctggatgtggtggtgcacgaCTATCGTCCCAGAGAGtggggaggttaaggcaggaggattgcttaagcccaggagtttgaggctgcagtgagctatgatcacaccacacTATattccatcctgggcaacagggtaagaccctgtctcaaaacaaaacaaaacaaaacaaaacaaaaccccctccaaacaaacaaaaaatcccttGTGAGCTGGAGCTACCAAGGTCTTCAAATGTATTGCATTTTGTTGATGTAAGTGCAAAAAGAACCAGAAGTAATGAGCTAGAACCTCTTATGGGTGCATTTGAAATCTGGAATCCATATTTGCAAGGTGGGTATGTTCCAGGTTCATGCATTCAAAGGATGTTGCCCATTTGGGGAGCAAGCTTTGCTCCAGAATTCCCATCGGGCTGACAGAGACTTTGGTCTGCCTTGCAGTTTGCCAACTATGCTACAAAAGACTAAAAGTCTGCCCAGTCTTGcttccttctgtttccttttgtagGTGTTACTCCCCAGGAAACCTTTTGCTTCTCAGACTCTGTCTTAGCATCTACTGACTGGAGAACCAACCTGCAACAAAACTCCAAGAAATGAGGTGACTTCCTTAAGGCCATGTATCCAGGAAGTGTTGGAACTGAGATTCCAACTCAGCTCTATCATTCCATGCTAGTACTTTTTGCAGAAACCAGCCTGGATTTGGGTCAGAGGGCCTG
It encodes:
- the LOC123620880 gene encoding keratin, type I cytoskeletal 24-like; the encoded protein is MSCSSRVSSSRAGGSSSVKVSACGSSFSSGSKCGLGDCSTWGFRGGNSSCGLSGGSSGGFGGSFGGGFGSCSVGGSSSFGGGSGFGSSSSGGFCSYGGGIGGGVGDGGLFSGGEKQTMQNLNDRLANYLNKVRALEEANADLENKIKEWYDKFGPGSRAYESGRDYSKYYEIIEDLRNQIIAATINNASMTSPIDNARLAADDFKMKYENELYLRQSVEADINGLQKVHDELNVTISDLKIQSESLTEELAYLKKNHEEEMSTLQTQSSGDVTVEMNAAPGADLTKLLNSMREQYEELAEQNRREAEEQFKKQSASLQTQISTDAGAASSAKSEIMELKRVLQSLQVELQSALAMQSSLEGTLADTEAGYVARLSEIQVQISSLEGQICQIRGETECQNAEYEQLLDIKTRLEMEIETYRCLLDGEGRSGGRRTGCNGSVSVDSRGGTSTTQSRDSDRSRGTRTVTDNRQQISSQVNNVPDVKFK